A single region of the Selenomonas sp. oral taxon 920 genome encodes:
- a CDS encoding four-carbon acid sugar kinase family protein — protein MKVSKDELFAKIPAVDEAKVDAALNEERRGFDRKIIVLDDDPTGVQTVNGIHVYTDWSPESIAEGFAEGNAMFFILTNSRAFQAAETEAEHRTIAARVAAESKRTGKQFMLISRSDSTLRGHYPLETETLAHALEESGERIDGEVLMPFFKEGGRFTIGDVHYVQEGADLTPAGETEFARDKTFGYTASNMKAYIEEKTKGAFRAADVVSISLDDLRAVRVDEITAQLTAVRDFRKVVVNAVDYVDVKVFAIAMMRAMKAGKNFLFRTAAAWTKVIGGVADKPLLGRDELVVKGNTNGGLIIIGSHVKKTTEQFEKLRELSAVKFIEFNHMFVLDPPKLAEELRRVIAEAENAIRSGVTVAVYTGRKRFDAGSEEESLRVSVQISDAITSIVRRLSVQPAFLIAKGGITSSDVGTKGLSVRRALVLGQVAPGIPVWQTGAESKFPGMSYIIFPGNVGAATTLRDVTAMLGNH, from the coding sequence ATGAAGGTATCGAAGGACGAACTGTTTGCAAAAATTCCCGCAGTTGACGAGGCGAAGGTCGACGCCGCGCTCAACGAGGAACGCAGGGGCTTTGACCGCAAGATCATCGTGCTCGACGATGATCCGACGGGCGTGCAGACAGTGAACGGCATCCATGTCTACACGGACTGGTCGCCTGAGAGTATCGCAGAGGGCTTTGCCGAGGGAAACGCGATGTTCTTCATCCTCACGAACTCACGCGCGTTCCAGGCGGCCGAGACGGAGGCGGAGCACCGCACGATCGCGGCGCGCGTGGCGGCGGAGTCAAAGCGGACGGGCAAGCAGTTCATGCTCATCAGCCGCAGCGACTCGACGCTGCGCGGGCACTATCCGCTTGAGACGGAGACGCTTGCTCACGCCCTTGAGGAGTCGGGCGAGCGCATCGACGGCGAGGTGCTCATGCCGTTCTTCAAGGAGGGCGGGCGGTTTACGATCGGCGACGTGCACTATGTGCAGGAGGGCGCCGATCTGACACCGGCGGGTGAGACGGAGTTCGCACGGGACAAGACGTTCGGCTACACGGCGTCGAACATGAAGGCGTACATCGAGGAGAAGACGAAGGGCGCGTTCCGTGCGGCGGATGTGGTCAGCATCTCGCTCGACGACCTGCGTGCCGTGCGCGTAGACGAGATCACGGCGCAGCTGACGGCGGTGCGGGATTTCCGCAAGGTCGTTGTGAACGCCGTGGATTATGTGGATGTGAAGGTGTTTGCGATCGCGATGATGCGCGCGATGAAGGCGGGCAAGAATTTCCTGTTCCGCACGGCAGCGGCGTGGACAAAGGTCATCGGCGGCGTTGCGGATAAACCGCTCCTCGGGCGCGATGAGCTCGTTGTAAAGGGCAACACGAACGGCGGGCTCATCATCATCGGCTCGCATGTGAAGAAGACGACGGAGCAGTTCGAGAAGCTGCGGGAACTGAGCGCGGTGAAGTTCATCGAGTTCAACCACATGTTCGTGCTCGACCCGCCAAAGCTCGCCGAGGAGCTGCGGCGCGTCATTGCGGAGGCGGAGAATGCCATCCGCAGCGGCGTGACGGTCGCGGTCTATACGGGCCGCAAGCGCTTCGATGCGGGCTCCGAGGAGGAGTCACTGCGTGTCTCCGTGCAGATCTCGGACGCGATCACGAGCATTGTGCGTCGTCTCAGCGTTCAGCCCGCGTTCCTCATCGCCAAGGGCGGCATCACCTCGAGCGATGTCGGTACGAAGGGGCTCTCCGTCCGCCGCGCACTCGTCCTCGGACAGGTCGCGCCCGGCATCCCCGTGTGGCAGACAGGCGCAGAGAGCAAATTCCCGGGCATGAGCTACATCATCTTCCCGGGCAACGTCGGCGCGGCAACGACGCTGCGCGATGTGACCGCAATGCTAGGGAACCACTGA
- a CDS encoding MIP/aquaporin family protein encodes MEHFQQYLGEFVGTAFFMILGLGTIANISLKKSGMYGAGGLMAACGWGLGMVAVAAIFAPLTGAHVNPAVTIGFLIGGDFPLEMVPGYFIAQFLGAYVGAVIVWFVWKDHLDEEPEAGAKLGVFATAPSIRNPLRNCLAEATATFSLMFIILSLSHLQPAGGVALFFVFAGVAGGVMAFAGLTGYAINPARDLAPRIVHAMLPIRGKGNSDWSYAWVLH; translated from the coding sequence GTGGAACACTTTCAGCAGTATCTTGGCGAGTTTGTAGGAACCGCCTTTTTCATGATATTGGGACTTGGAACGATTGCCAATATTTCGCTGAAGAAGTCGGGGATGTATGGCGCGGGCGGACTGATGGCGGCGTGCGGCTGGGGGCTCGGGATGGTCGCGGTAGCGGCAATCTTTGCTCCGCTCACGGGTGCGCATGTCAATCCTGCGGTGACGATCGGCTTCCTGATCGGCGGGGATTTCCCGCTCGAGATGGTGCCCGGCTACTTCATCGCGCAATTCCTAGGCGCCTATGTGGGCGCGGTCATTGTCTGGTTCGTCTGGAAGGATCACCTCGATGAGGAACCCGAGGCGGGGGCGAAGCTCGGCGTGTTTGCCACGGCACCATCGATTCGGAATCCGCTGCGCAACTGTCTCGCCGAGGCGACTGCGACGTTCAGTCTGATGTTCATCATCCTGTCGCTCTCGCATCTGCAGCCCGCGGGAGGCGTGGCGCTGTTCTTCGTGTTTGCCGGCGTGGCGGGCGGCGTCATGGCGTTCGCCGGGCTCACGGGATACGCGATCAATCCCGCGCGCGACCTTGCCCCCCGCATTGTGCACGCGATGCTGCCCATTCGCGGAAAGGGTAATTCGGATTGGAGTTATGCGTGGGTTCTGCACTAG
- a CDS encoding GntP family permease, with protein MLGVLLAIFFAALVFVLVSIIKFKLHPFLALLLGGLLMGILAGMPLDKTAAAMAAGFGGTMQGIGIIIVLGVALGTLLHVSGCTSQIAALLLRVTGTQNTPMAIALTGYIVSIPVFFDAAFVILVNLVKTLSRQGRVPFATLVTALAVGLITTHAMVIPTPGPIAVAATMGVNIGWFLFYAIIASLAGVLVGGVIYGKYLGTREEYKNDFANAFDDELSEEEEREKSVETKKLPSGELGIFLIFFPIVIILTGTVAGMFLEKGTAAHMFFTFIGDKNIALLLGLFMGFFCLRDYLTDSFNDLVNEACTQSGIILAITGAGGAFGKIINETGIGKQLVEGMTGLTDGTGALILVAAFIISQVLRAAQGSTTVALVTTAAIFAPVVTGLEGVSPLLAALAICAGGIGLSLPNDSGFWVVNRFGKFDVPGTMRVWTVGGTISGVTALIVVLILSMFTTSLPGLL; from the coding sequence ATGCTTGGTGTACTCTTGGCAATCTTCTTTGCGGCACTGGTTTTCGTGCTGGTATCCATCATCAAATTCAAGCTGCATCCGTTCCTCGCGCTGCTGCTCGGCGGTCTGCTCATGGGCATCCTCGCGGGAATGCCGCTCGATAAGACAGCGGCGGCGATGGCGGCGGGCTTCGGCGGGACGATGCAGGGCATTGGCATCATCATCGTACTCGGCGTTGCGCTCGGTACACTGCTCCACGTGTCGGGCTGCACGAGCCAGATCGCAGCGCTGCTGCTGCGCGTGACGGGGACGCAGAACACGCCGATGGCGATCGCGCTCACGGGTTACATCGTGTCGATCCCCGTGTTTTTCGATGCGGCGTTCGTCATCCTCGTCAACCTCGTCAAGACGCTGTCGCGGCAGGGGCGTGTCCCGTTCGCGACACTCGTCACGGCGCTCGCGGTCGGCCTGATCACGACGCACGCGATGGTCATTCCGACGCCCGGCCCGATTGCTGTGGCGGCAACGATGGGCGTTAACATCGGATGGTTCCTGTTCTATGCGATCATCGCCAGTCTTGCGGGTGTTCTGGTCGGCGGCGTGATCTATGGAAAATATCTCGGGACGCGTGAGGAATACAAGAACGATTTTGCAAATGCGTTTGACGATGAACTGAGCGAGGAGGAGGAGCGCGAGAAGTCCGTCGAGACAAAGAAGCTGCCGTCCGGTGAGCTTGGCATCTTCCTGATTTTCTTCCCAATCGTCATCATTCTGACGGGCACGGTGGCAGGGATGTTCCTCGAGAAAGGGACGGCTGCGCATATGTTCTTTACCTTTATCGGCGACAAGAACATTGCGCTGCTTCTCGGACTCTTTATGGGATTCTTCTGCCTGCGCGACTACCTGACGGACTCGTTCAATGATCTCGTCAACGAGGCGTGTACACAGTCCGGCATCATTCTCGCGATTACGGGTGCGGGCGGCGCGTTCGGCAAGATCATCAACGAGACGGGCATCGGCAAGCAGCTTGTCGAGGGCATGACGGGGCTGACGGACGGCACGGGAGCGCTGATTCTCGTCGCGGCGTTCATCATCAGTCAGGTGCTCCGCGCCGCACAGGGCTCAACCACGGTCGCACTTGTGACGACGGCAGCGATTTTCGCTCCGGTGGTCACCGGGCTCGAAGGAGTGTCGCCGCTGCTTGCTGCACTCGCAATCTGCGCGGGCGGCATCGGTCTCTCGCTGCCGAACGACTCCGGGTTCTGGGTCGTCAACCGTTTCGGCAAGTTCGACGTGCCGGGTACCATGCGTGTGTGGACGGTGGGCGGAACGATCTCCGGCGTGACGGCTCTCATCGTCGTTCTGATTCTCAGCATGTTCACCACCTCGCTGCCAGGGCTGCTCTGA
- a CDS encoding trimeric intracellular cation channel family protein, with protein MIAEDLWRLFDIIGTLAFAVSGALVGLSRRMDIFGISVLALATAVGGGMVRDLLVGLTPPMALRDTTNFLLSVGVALATSFLYQWTALHRMRRQRLLTMFNISDTIGLAAFTITGALTGVRFGGEDSYVLPILLAATTAVGGGMIRDVLAQRMPVVLYAEVYAAASLVGAFVFCTLRFTLGVEADSWLAFALVLVIRFAAIHWNWSLYHPRPPRRYRDGRTEE; from the coding sequence ATCGGGACGCTCGCCTTTGCCGTATCGGGAGCGCTTGTGGGTCTGTCGCGGCGCATGGATATCTTCGGCATTTCGGTGCTTGCGCTCGCGACGGCGGTGGGCGGCGGTATGGTGCGTGACCTCCTCGTGGGACTGACGCCGCCGATGGCACTGCGCGATACGACCAATTTCCTGCTCTCGGTGGGCGTGGCGCTCGCGACCTCCTTCCTCTATCAGTGGACGGCGCTCCATCGGATGCGGCGGCAGCGTCTGCTCACGATGTTCAACATCTCGGATACGATCGGGCTTGCCGCCTTTACGATCACAGGCGCGCTCACGGGGGTGCGGTTTGGCGGGGAGGACAGCTACGTCCTGCCGATCCTGCTCGCGGCGACGACGGCAGTCGGGGGGGGTATGATCCGTGATGTGCTCGCGCAGCGGATGCCTGTCGTGCTCTATGCCGAGGTCTATGCGGCGGCATCGCTCGTCGGTGCGTTCGTGTTCTGTACGCTGCGCTTTACACTCGGTGTGGAGGCGGACTCATGGCTCGCGTTCGCGCTCGTGCTCGTGATCCGCTTCGCCGCGATTCACTGGAACTGGAGCCTCTATCACCCACGGCCGCCGCGGCGGTATCGGGATGGGAGGACGGAGGAATAA
- a CDS encoding cyclase family protein, whose translation MFMFLSHPLDPKDLAWPGEPVVKTKQCTDVCEKTPFASFITELPNHCGTHMDAPRHFVKDGLSINQLDIDYFCHEEVAVLDIPKGLAEGVTKEDLEPFADVLRHVSAALIRTGLERYRTEEPTVYQHEGSYIAPSAGDYLTETFPNLRVIGMDFLAVGSPSTKVPESESPVHCHQHLLGYHTGKFCTAIEDMHLSEVPKGKKIKRFFNAPLRIVGLDSSQVVCIAEIED comes from the coding sequence ATGTTTATGTTTCTCTCTCATCCGCTCGATCCGAAGGATCTCGCATGGCCGGGCGAGCCTGTCGTGAAGACGAAGCAGTGCACCGATGTCTGTGAGAAGACGCCGTTTGCGAGCTTCATCACGGAGCTGCCAAATCACTGCGGTACGCATATGGATGCGCCGCGCCACTTTGTCAAGGACGGGCTGAGCATCAATCAGCTGGACATCGACTACTTCTGTCATGAGGAGGTGGCTGTGCTCGACATTCCAAAGGGACTTGCAGAGGGTGTCACGAAGGAGGATTTGGAGCCGTTTGCCGATGTCCTCAGGCACGTTTCTGCCGCGCTGATTCGCACCGGACTCGAACGGTATCGGACGGAGGAGCCGACGGTGTATCAGCACGAGGGCTCCTATATCGCGCCGAGCGCCGGGGACTACCTGACGGAGACGTTCCCGAATCTGCGCGTGATCGGGATGGACTTCCTCGCGGTCGGCTCCCCGTCGACCAAGGTGCCGGAGAGTGAGTCGCCCGTACACTGCCATCAGCATCTGCTCGGGTACCACACCGGGAAGTTCTGCACGGCAATCGAGGATATGCACCTGTCCGAGGTGCCGAAGGGGAAGAAGATCAAGCGATTCTTCAACGCGCCGCTTCGCATCGTAGGTCTTGACTCCAGTCAGGTGGTCTGCATCGCGGAAATCGAGGACTGA
- the garR gene encoding 2-hydroxy-3-oxopropionate reductase, with amino-acid sequence MKNVGFIGLGIMGKPMVRNLLKAGFAVTAFDVATDAVQAMAAEGAKAASSAKEAATGADMVITMVPSGPIVRTILSGADGVFAGAAKGTIIADMSSVTPVESKEFAAMAAEHGCSFLDAPVSGGEPGAVDGSLAIMVGGDAAVLQEARPVFAAMGKTITLVGPSGSGSVTKLANQVIVNLNIAAVSEALILATKAGADPKKVYEAIRGGLAGSTVLDAKAPMMYSRNFKPGGPIAINLKDITNVMDTAKGMELPLILTGVLQQIMHSLKATGHLMDDHSGIVQFYENISGVVVKSNEV; translated from the coding sequence ATGAAAAATGTCGGATTTATCGGACTCGGTATTATGGGGAAACCCATGGTGCGCAATTTGCTGAAGGCGGGCTTTGCGGTCACTGCCTTTGACGTGGCGACGGACGCGGTGCAGGCGATGGCGGCGGAGGGCGCGAAGGCGGCATCGTCGGCAAAGGAGGCGGCGACGGGCGCGGACATGGTGATCACGATGGTGCCGAGCGGCCCGATCGTGCGCACGATCCTCAGCGGCGCGGACGGTGTGTTTGCGGGCGCGGCGAAGGGCACGATCATCGCGGACATGAGTTCGGTGACGCCGGTCGAATCGAAGGAGTTTGCGGCGATGGCGGCGGAACACGGCTGTTCGTTCCTCGATGCGCCGGTCAGCGGCGGTGAGCCGGGCGCCGTGGACGGCTCGCTCGCGATCATGGTCGGCGGCGACGCGGCGGTGCTCCAAGAGGCGCGTCCCGTCTTTGCGGCGATGGGCAAGACGATCACGCTCGTCGGCCCCAGCGGCAGCGGCTCGGTGACGAAGCTGGCGAATCAGGTCATCGTGAATCTCAACATCGCGGCGGTGTCGGAGGCGCTGATCCTCGCGACGAAGGCGGGCGCCGACCCGAAGAAGGTCTACGAGGCGATCCGCGGCGGCCTCGCGGGCAGCACGGTGCTCGATGCAAAGGCGCCGATGATGTACTCCCGCAACTTTAAGCCGGGCGGCCCGATCGCGATCAACCTCAAGGACATCACGAACGTCATGGATACGGCGAAGGGCATGGAGCTGCCGCTCATCCTCACAGGTGTCCTGCAGCAGATCATGCACAGCCTGAAGGCGACGGGACATCTGATGGATGATCACAGCGGCATCGTTCAGTTCTATGAGAATATCTCCGGCGTCGTCGTCAAATCCAACGAGGTGTGA
- a CDS encoding alpha/beta fold hydrolase, producing MRSLVRKIFLLVSVFLLSASTVLAAEVEYYMQKTDVWTAKDFTFHTGEVFPKLHIGYTTLGDPKNEAVLILHGTTGSGARMLGKDFGGELFLDGQPLDARNYYIILPDAIGTGASSKPSDGLRARFPRYNYDDMVSAQYRLVTEGLGVKHLRVIIGNSMGGMQTWLWGIHYPEFMDALVPMASMPIEMSGRNWMMRKFISESIRRDPAWQDGNYTEQPAITQFTSVFYGLGTNGGSMALQKLAPTSDAADEVIAKRLSAPFTMDTNDFLYQWESSKDYNPKELENIRAYVLAINSADDERNPPSLGVMERELPRIQHASLYLIPESEETVGHGTTARAKWWKAAFAEFLQTVPAQGVSAEK from the coding sequence ATGAGGTCACTTGTACGGAAAATATTTTTACTCGTGTCAGTATTCCTGCTGAGTGCGTCGACTGTGCTTGCGGCAGAGGTGGAATACTACATGCAGAAAACGGATGTGTGGACGGCGAAGGACTTCACGTTCCACACGGGTGAGGTCTTCCCCAAGCTCCACATCGGCTACACGACGCTCGGTGATCCGAAGAATGAGGCTGTGCTCATCCTGCATGGGACGACGGGCTCGGGAGCAAGGATGCTCGGCAAGGATTTCGGCGGGGAACTGTTCCTCGACGGACAGCCGCTGGATGCACGCAACTACTACATCATCCTGCCCGATGCAATCGGGACAGGCGCGTCGAGCAAGCCGTCCGACGGCCTGCGGGCACGTTTTCCGCGCTACAACTATGATGATATGGTGTCTGCGCAGTATCGACTCGTGACAGAAGGGCTTGGCGTAAAGCACCTGCGCGTCATCATCGGCAACTCAATGGGTGGCATGCAGACGTGGCTCTGGGGCATTCACTATCCGGAGTTCATGGATGCTCTCGTACCGATGGCGTCGATGCCGATCGAGATGTCAGGGCGCAACTGGATGATGCGCAAGTTCATCAGCGAGAGCATCCGCAGAGATCCTGCGTGGCAGGACGGGAACTACACGGAGCAGCCCGCGATTACGCAGTTTACTTCCGTGTTCTACGGGCTCGGGACGAATGGCGGAAGCATGGCACTGCAGAAGCTGGCACCGACCAGCGATGCAGCGGATGAAGTCATTGCAAAGCGGCTGAGTGCTCCGTTTACCATGGATACGAACGACTTCCTGTATCAGTGGGAGTCGTCGAAAGACTACAATCCGAAAGAGCTCGAAAATATCCGTGCATACGTCCTTGCAATCAACTCCGCAGACGATGAGCGGAATCCGCCCTCGCTCGGCGTGATGGAGCGGGAACTGCCGCGCATCCAGCACGCATCGCTCTACCTTATCCCGGAAAGTGAAGAGACCGTGGGGCACGGTACGACTGCTCGGGCAAAGTGGTGGAAAGCGGCGTTTGCAGAGTTCCTGCAGACGGTTCCGGCACAGGGAGTTTCTGCTGAAAAGTGA
- a CDS encoding GntR family transcriptional regulator: MANVLKKVSYKDQVYQYLKAALIKGELRTGEIYSEQQLADQLNVSRTPVREAVMQLMHEGMLEVRANRGWTVRPVSEDDLREIVAARIAVEGYSIRWLTAEAPESVRQRTLALLGAVQERSRTYIADDHMHYEFMRLDTEFHTLLVSATENSYLIRIHEQMRTKLEQAVFTSLHHTRRHAQAWEEHAAILSAVGRRDEADAMRTFMVHMRATARVFGVTQ; encoded by the coding sequence ATGGCAAACGTGCTGAAAAAAGTATCCTACAAGGATCAGGTGTATCAGTATCTGAAGGCTGCACTCATCAAAGGCGAGCTGCGGACGGGGGAGATCTACTCTGAGCAGCAGCTCGCAGACCAGCTGAATGTGTCGCGTACCCCCGTGCGTGAGGCGGTGATGCAGCTGATGCACGAAGGGATGCTTGAGGTGCGTGCAAACCGCGGCTGGACGGTGCGCCCCGTGTCCGAGGATGATCTGCGTGAGATTGTTGCGGCGCGCATCGCTGTTGAGGGCTATAGTATCCGCTGGCTGACGGCAGAGGCACCCGAGTCCGTGCGGCAGCGAACACTCGCGCTGCTGGGCGCAGTGCAGGAGAGAAGCCGTACATACATTGCGGACGATCATATGCATTACGAGTTCATGCGGCTGGATACGGAGTTTCACACGCTGCTGGTCTCGGCGACGGAGAACAGCTACCTCATCCGCATTCATGAACAGATGCGGACAAAGCTGGAGCAGGCGGTGTTTACGTCGCTGCACCACACACGTCGGCACGCACAGGCGTGGGAGGAGCACGCGGCGATTCTCTCCGCGGTCGGGCGGCGCGATGAGGCGGATGCAATGCGTACGTTCATGGTACATATGCGGGCAACGGCGCGCGTGTTTGGAGTAACACAGTAA